Proteins from one Terriglobus tenax genomic window:
- a CDS encoding SDR family oxidoreductase yields the protein MADTKVALITGANKGIGFETAKQLGEQGITVVVAARDEKKSGEAVAKLKAAGIDAYPLVLDVNDSAGFPRAYDFLDKTFGKLDILINNAGVAEPGDDWAINTATTVTQKTLREIFDTNFFGLIELTQTLLPLIRKSPAGRIVNLSSILGSSTLHADPSSPIYGTKTAAYNASKAALNSYTIALAAALKDTPIKVNAAHPGWVKTDMGTSAAPMEIPDGAKTSVLLATLPPDGPTGGYFHMDQTLPW from the coding sequence ATGGCAGACACGAAGGTTGCACTGATTACTGGCGCCAATAAAGGCATTGGATTTGAAACTGCGAAGCAGCTTGGCGAGCAGGGCATTACCGTCGTCGTGGCCGCGCGCGATGAGAAGAAGTCCGGTGAGGCTGTCGCGAAGCTGAAGGCCGCTGGCATTGATGCGTATCCGCTTGTGCTTGATGTCAACGACAGCGCTGGTTTCCCCAGGGCCTATGACTTCCTGGACAAGACCTTCGGCAAGCTTGACATCCTCATCAACAACGCTGGTGTGGCGGAACCCGGCGACGACTGGGCCATCAACACTGCCACGACCGTCACGCAGAAGACACTCCGCGAGATCTTCGACACCAACTTCTTCGGCCTCATCGAACTGACGCAGACCCTTCTTCCGCTCATCCGGAAAAGCCCCGCCGGACGCATCGTGAACCTGTCCAGCATCCTCGGCTCATCTACCCTGCATGCCGATCCGTCCTCGCCCATCTACGGCACCAAGACGGCGGCCTACAACGCGTCGAAGGCCGCGTTGAACTCCTACACTATCGCTCTTGCCGCGGCACTGAAGGACACGCCGATCAAGGTCAATGCCGCTCACCCCGGCTGGGTCAAGACCGACATGGGCACCAGCGCCGCACCGATGGAAATCCCCGACGGCGCAAAGACCTCCGTCCTGCTGGCCACCCTTCCCCCGGACGGCCCCACTGGCGGCTACTTCCACATGGACCAGACCCTGCCCTGGTAA
- a CDS encoding glycosyltransferase family 2 protein, with protein MTLSVAIITLNEEANLRRTLPSLKFADEVVVVDSGSTDKTVELARSFGAKVYEEPWKGYAGQKNSAIAKCTGDWILSLDADEEVSADLAEQLRILLPSNPPHDAYYLPRRNIIFGRWIKHGGFYPDSKLRLFRRGAASFGARLVHETISFAGESDELEGALIHYPYPTIEDFVDHMNRYSSLGAEMLVEKGVVSRNYLAFVWNTVLRPLLQFVWNFFFRLGFLDGREGLMLHLYHAAYASWKYAKAWEKRRS; from the coding sequence ATGACGCTTTCTGTCGCCATCATTACCCTGAATGAAGAAGCGAACCTGCGGCGGACACTTCCCTCTTTGAAGTTCGCCGACGAGGTCGTTGTGGTGGACTCCGGGTCCACTGACAAAACCGTGGAGCTGGCACGCAGCTTTGGCGCGAAGGTGTACGAGGAGCCGTGGAAGGGCTACGCCGGGCAGAAGAACTCCGCCATTGCCAAGTGCACGGGCGACTGGATTCTTTCGCTGGATGCGGATGAAGAGGTGAGCGCTGACCTGGCGGAACAACTGCGCATTCTGCTGCCGTCGAATCCTCCGCATGATGCGTACTACCTGCCGCGCAGGAACATCATCTTTGGCCGCTGGATCAAGCATGGCGGCTTTTATCCGGACAGCAAGCTGAGGCTCTTCCGCCGTGGCGCTGCTTCCTTCGGAGCGCGGCTGGTACATGAGACGATCAGCTTTGCGGGGGAGTCCGACGAGCTGGAAGGCGCGCTGATCCACTACCCCTACCCGACGATTGAAGACTTCGTCGATCACATGAATCGCTATAGTTCGCTGGGCGCCGAGATGCTGGTCGAGAAAGGCGTGGTGAGCCGCAACTACCTTGCGTTCGTGTGGAACACGGTGCTGCGCCCACTGCTGCAGTTTGTGTGGAACTTCTTTTTCCGGCTGGGCTTTCTGGACGGACGCGAGGGCCTGATGCTGCACCTGTACCACGCGGCGTATGCAAGCTGGAAGTATGCCAAGGCGTGGGAAAAAAGGCGGTCTTGA
- the cyaY gene encoding iron donor protein CyaY, translated as MLDEAGFRKESDLALEKLKQALIDAEEDGGFEVEEKNGVLNVLFEDGSAKFVFTPNTPVRQIWISALSTSFKLEWKDDAFVLPKTGEALTPLTQRLLREHLSDESITLG; from the coding sequence ATGCTGGATGAAGCGGGATTTCGGAAAGAGAGCGATCTGGCTCTCGAGAAGCTGAAGCAGGCACTGATTGATGCCGAGGAAGATGGCGGCTTTGAGGTGGAAGAGAAGAACGGCGTGCTGAATGTGTTGTTTGAAGACGGCAGCGCAAAGTTTGTCTTTACGCCGAATACGCCGGTGCGCCAGATCTGGATTTCGGCGCTGTCGACCAGTTTCAAGCTGGAGTGGAAGGACGATGCGTTCGTTTTGCCGAAGACGGGCGAGGCTCTGACACCGCTGACGCAACGGCTTTTGCGCGAGCACCTGAGCGACGAGTCCATCACGCTTGGCTAA
- a CDS encoding GGDEF domain-containing protein, which translates to MLSSMRSSRRDLRCIAALLLLGLAALVIRAEQVHPETQPASSIVIEGLGRGTFALNGPWQFHVGDDLAWANPAFDSSTWEQLSADRPWGKQGHANLTGFAWYRCNLVLSPAPGITPRFSIMIPRIKDAYEVYWNGTLIGQNGKVPPHPVQYFSQPAQTFELGAVKQGVLAVRVWKAPLLSDDSSGAGGFWETPLIGGSADIATARDAREFQWLRHQQFLFGVNLLCGTVAILSFLLWLRVPSRWVLFWTGGFALAAPAELLLLQAHLGLPYVLAMGASQPLVAVQDVSLWFLLLWLLSLHENQRLSRLTRILAIVYMANAVLDGFLVALSWQPQRVGLVQLADAISTIFWIILEAYPLLLLMYALRKRRQFDSASLLLAVCALFYQLLILAGNIVKQGRQFTDWAIADTIDLPLFSVGGTGVSLPAVASALLFIAIVYAVYNSIREDQRRSDALEREKIALLHESDRMRHEAEHDGLTGLWNHRFIVERLRQEMDRSLREGMQLSVALIDVDHFKKINDSYGHMAGDVVLREISAIFMRSLRSYDSVGRYGGEEFLLILPNCGIEAALGRAEQLRMAVESECFMDGETQLQVTASFGVASPARDDCDAEAVIRAVDEALYKAKSNGRNCVVRADMPGEA; encoded by the coding sequence ATGTTGAGCAGTATGCGTTCGTCCCGACGTGATCTTCGCTGCATTGCAGCTTTGCTTCTGCTTGGTTTGGCAGCCCTGGTGATCCGGGCAGAACAAGTACATCCTGAGACACAACCAGCTTCATCGATTGTGATTGAGGGTCTTGGGAGAGGCACGTTTGCTCTGAATGGGCCGTGGCAATTCCATGTGGGCGATGACCTGGCATGGGCGAACCCTGCGTTTGACAGTTCTACGTGGGAACAACTGAGTGCGGATAGACCCTGGGGCAAACAGGGGCATGCCAACCTGACCGGGTTTGCGTGGTACCGATGCAACCTTGTGCTGAGCCCCGCGCCTGGCATAACGCCGCGATTCTCCATCATGATTCCGCGGATCAAAGACGCGTACGAAGTGTATTGGAATGGAACGCTGATTGGGCAGAACGGCAAAGTCCCGCCTCATCCGGTCCAGTATTTTTCGCAGCCGGCGCAGACGTTTGAGCTTGGAGCAGTGAAGCAGGGTGTACTGGCTGTTCGTGTATGGAAAGCGCCGCTGCTCTCGGACGATTCCAGCGGCGCGGGTGGCTTCTGGGAGACGCCCCTGATTGGGGGCAGCGCGGACATTGCTACGGCGAGAGATGCGAGAGAGTTCCAATGGTTGCGTCACCAGCAGTTTCTATTCGGGGTGAACCTGCTTTGCGGCACAGTCGCGATTTTGAGTTTTCTTCTATGGCTGCGGGTCCCCAGCAGGTGGGTGCTGTTCTGGACAGGGGGTTTTGCGCTCGCTGCACCTGCCGAACTGCTTCTATTGCAAGCCCACCTGGGGCTGCCGTATGTGCTGGCCATGGGAGCTTCCCAACCGCTGGTCGCCGTGCAGGATGTGTCGTTGTGGTTTCTTCTGCTGTGGCTTCTTTCTCTTCACGAGAACCAGAGGCTCAGCCGCCTTACCCGCATTCTGGCGATTGTTTACATGGCTAATGCCGTGCTGGATGGATTTCTGGTGGCGTTGAGCTGGCAACCGCAGCGGGTCGGTCTGGTTCAGCTTGCGGATGCGATCTCTACGATCTTCTGGATCATTCTTGAGGCCTACCCTCTGCTTCTTCTGATGTATGCGCTGAGGAAGAGGAGACAGTTTGATTCGGCCAGTCTGCTGCTCGCGGTGTGTGCCCTGTTTTACCAGTTGCTGATCCTGGCCGGCAACATTGTGAAACAAGGCCGGCAATTCACGGATTGGGCGATTGCCGACACCATTGACCTGCCTCTTTTCTCTGTCGGAGGAACAGGGGTCTCATTACCGGCAGTAGCCAGTGCACTTCTTTTTATCGCGATTGTCTACGCGGTTTACAACAGCATTCGAGAGGACCAGCGCCGCAGTGATGCCCTGGAGCGGGAGAAGATTGCACTTCTGCACGAAAGCGACCGCATGCGCCACGAAGCTGAGCATGATGGCCTGACCGGTTTGTGGAACCACCGCTTCATTGTGGAACGGCTGAGGCAGGAGATGGATCGCTCGCTTCGTGAAGGGATGCAGCTCAGCGTTGCCCTGATCGACGTGGATCACTTCAAGAAGATCAACGATAGCTATGGCCACATGGCGGGCGACGTGGTGTTGCGCGAGATCAGCGCGATCTTCATGCGATCGTTGCGTTCTTATGACTCTGTAGGCAGATATGGTGGCGAAGAGTTTCTGCTGATTCTGCCGAACTGCGGGATAGAAGCCGCACTTGGCCGCGCTGAGCAACTGCGCATGGCGGTGGAGTCGGAGTGCTTTATGGATGGGGAGACACAGCTGCAGGTGACGGCGAGCTTTGGGGTAGCTTCACCTGCCCGGGATGATTGCGACGCTGAAGCAGTGATTCGGGCGGTGGATGAAGCCCTTTACAAGGCCAAGAGCAATGGCCGGAATTGTGTTGTCCGGGCTGATATGCCCGGGGAAGCATAG
- a CDS encoding single-stranded DNA-binding protein: MARGVNKVILLGNVGKDPEIRSTPSGTMVGTFSLATAERAKDQTGNWVDKTEWHNMVCFGRTAEIVRDYVKKGTQLFIEGKIQTRSWDDKESGQKKYRTEILVNEMTLLGGREGGSGGGQGGGYSRGNTASFGSSSPAPVDDFAGTGITDDDIPF, encoded by the coding sequence ATGGCGCGTGGCGTAAATAAAGTGATTCTGCTGGGCAATGTGGGCAAGGACCCGGAAATCCGCTCGACCCCGAGCGGCACCATGGTGGGCACCTTCAGCCTGGCCACGGCCGAGCGCGCCAAGGACCAGACCGGCAACTGGGTGGACAAGACCGAGTGGCACAACATGGTCTGCTTTGGCCGCACCGCGGAGATCGTCCGCGACTATGTGAAGAAGGGTACACAGCTGTTTATCGAAGGCAAGATCCAGACGCGCAGCTGGGACGACAAGGAGAGCGGACAGAAGAAGTACCGCACCGAGATCCTGGTGAACGAGATGACGCTGCTGGGCGGCCGTGAGGGTGGCTCCGGCGGCGGACAGGGTGGCGGCTACTCGCGCGGCAACACGGCGAGCTTTGGGTCGAGCTCGCCTGCTCCGGTGGATGATTTTGCCGGGACGGGAATTACGGACGACGATATTCCGTTCTAG
- a CDS encoding DUF420 domain-containing protein produces the protein MTETTDKIHTPASVVWAIIAVSAAASAFIFWLVYFHQPVDVAGTQLAFLPALNALLNGLSAICLFVGVRYILARQIQKHRNAMFAAFLFSTLFLVSYLGNFALHGETKLPIAHTGGVWWTYLLLLVSHILTSIVALPIVLITFFLSLSGRIPQHRKLAKFTYPLWMYVSVTGVVVYLMQAAIRR, from the coding sequence ATGACAGAGACTACGGACAAGATTCATACGCCGGCGAGCGTGGTGTGGGCCATCATCGCGGTGAGCGCCGCGGCCAGCGCTTTTATCTTCTGGCTGGTGTATTTCCATCAACCGGTAGATGTGGCCGGAACGCAGCTTGCCTTTCTGCCCGCGCTGAATGCGCTGCTGAACGGGTTGAGCGCCATTTGCCTGTTTGTGGGCGTGCGCTACATTCTGGCCCGGCAGATTCAGAAGCATCGCAACGCCATGTTTGCGGCGTTTCTGTTTTCGACGCTGTTCCTGGTGAGCTACCTGGGCAACTTTGCGCTGCATGGTGAGACGAAGCTGCCGATTGCGCATACAGGCGGCGTGTGGTGGACGTACCTGCTGCTACTGGTGAGCCACATCCTGACCAGCATTGTGGCGCTGCCGATTGTGCTGATCACGTTCTTCCTGTCGCTGAGCGGGCGGATTCCGCAGCACCGGAAGCTGGCGAAGTTTACCTATCCGCTGTGGATGTATGTGAGCGTGACGGGTGTAGTGGTGTACCTGATGCAGGCGGCGATCCGGCGGTAA
- the cyoE gene encoding heme o synthase, whose product MSNAASASRLREWMMDYAELFKARVTLLVVITGGAGFYLGSLRSGISPFHMGLLYTLGGMAVVTGGSAALNEALERRSDARMRRTSRRPMATGRIGLVHGLLLGFAAVFFGSMFLAHTTNLLTGTLTLITAVGYVGIYTPLKRMTTLATFVGAFPGALPPLIGWTAARGVIEWPAVALFAVLFVWQFPHFMAIAWMYREDYAMAGIKMTPVVSPNGFTTVAQSLFYAVIMIPVSLWTSWLGVTGIPYAIAATILSCGYLWYTIRFARILKETDPLKSRGYARDLLKASVIYLPLLLAAMMLNAQGRIFF is encoded by the coding sequence ATGTCCAACGCCGCCTCAGCTTCACGGCTGCGGGAATGGATGATGGACTATGCCGAGCTGTTCAAGGCTCGCGTGACGCTGCTGGTTGTCATTACGGGCGGAGCGGGATTTTATCTTGGCTCGCTGCGGTCGGGTATCAGCCCATTCCACATGGGTCTGCTGTACACGCTGGGCGGCATGGCGGTAGTGACCGGTGGGTCGGCCGCTCTGAACGAGGCGCTGGAGCGGCGCAGCGATGCCCGGATGCGGCGCACCTCGCGCAGGCCGATGGCCACAGGCCGGATCGGCCTGGTGCATGGGCTGCTGCTGGGGTTTGCGGCGGTTTTCTTTGGATCGATGTTCCTGGCGCACACCACCAACCTGCTGACCGGCACGCTGACGCTGATTACCGCCGTGGGATATGTGGGCATCTACACGCCGCTGAAGCGGATGACGACGCTGGCGACCTTTGTAGGGGCATTTCCGGGGGCGCTGCCTCCGTTGATTGGGTGGACGGCGGCGCGCGGCGTGATTGAGTGGCCAGCGGTGGCGTTGTTTGCCGTGCTGTTCGTGTGGCAGTTTCCGCATTTTATGGCCATTGCCTGGATGTATCGCGAGGACTACGCGATGGCGGGCATCAAGATGACGCCGGTGGTGAGCCCCAACGGGTTTACGACCGTGGCGCAGAGTTTGTTTTACGCCGTGATAATGATTCCGGTGAGCTTGTGGACGAGCTGGCTGGGGGTGACGGGAATTCCCTATGCCATCGCCGCAACCATTCTGAGCTGCGGGTACCTTTGGTACACGATCCGCTTTGCCAGGATTCTGAAGGAGACGGACCCGCTGAAGTCGCGCGGGTACGCTCGTGACTTGTTGAAGGCGTCGGTGATCTACCTGCCGCTGTTGCTGGCGGCGATGATGCTGAACGCGCAGGGGAGGATCTTCTTCTAA
- a CDS encoding serine hydrolase domain-containing protein gives MTFTGSLDRRRFLQTAAFASCSLISSHELFAAPDNAACAQVVDSYVRDHQFQGVVALGRHGKPFFWKTNGFANVETRQPIGQNSVFGVASISKMLTAVTVLRLQEQSLLQLDQPIAAYLPYFRKDLGGKLTLRRLLANNSGVPNLFSSSVKADPALVEQPFTTQQAVHRFCEGDLIFTPGERFDYSASNWILVTAIIEAVTGQPYATAMQRLTVNPLGLKATTADVNATGVAAYDNATPPTPRTHKRQPYLAAGGGYYSNATDLMRAAHLIFDTGFLSAASKKELTTIEVPSDHYALGGRIRELTIGAQTVHAAWDTGNTSGYRSVLGHRLDGKATVVVLNNTSMSQKTLDEFSDALLAAFA, from the coding sequence ATGACCTTCACCGGCTCCCTGGACCGCCGCCGCTTCCTGCAGACCGCCGCCTTTGCCTCCTGCTCGCTGATCTCCTCGCACGAACTCTTCGCCGCGCCGGACAACGCGGCCTGTGCCCAGGTCGTCGACAGCTATGTGCGCGATCACCAGTTTCAGGGAGTCGTCGCTCTCGGGCGCCACGGAAAGCCCTTCTTCTGGAAGACAAACGGTTTCGCCAACGTTGAGACCAGGCAGCCGATCGGCCAAAATTCAGTCTTCGGCGTCGCGTCCATCTCCAAGATGTTGACCGCGGTGACCGTGCTTCGCCTGCAGGAACAAAGCCTCCTGCAGCTTGACCAGCCCATCGCTGCCTATCTGCCGTACTTCCGCAAAGACCTCGGCGGCAAACTTACCCTGCGCCGCCTGCTGGCCAATAACAGCGGCGTTCCCAATCTCTTTTCCTCGTCGGTAAAAGCCGATCCTGCCCTGGTAGAGCAGCCTTTCACCACCCAGCAGGCGGTGCATCGCTTCTGCGAAGGCGACCTGATTTTTACGCCCGGAGAGCGCTTCGACTACTCGGCCTCCAACTGGATTCTGGTCACTGCCATCATTGAAGCCGTGACCGGGCAGCCATACGCGACCGCAATGCAAAGACTCACCGTGAACCCGCTTGGCCTCAAGGCAACCACCGCCGACGTCAACGCAACGGGAGTTGCGGCCTACGACAACGCAACTCCGCCCACCCCCAGAACGCACAAGCGGCAGCCCTACCTGGCCGCCGGTGGAGGCTACTACAGCAACGCCACTGACCTGATGCGCGCGGCCCACCTCATCTTCGATACAGGCTTCCTCTCTGCCGCATCGAAAAAAGAACTCACCACCATCGAAGTTCCCTCCGACCACTACGCCCTCGGCGGACGCATCCGCGAGCTAACCATCGGCGCGCAGACCGTCCATGCCGCATGGGACACCGGCAATACCTCGGGTTACCGCTCCGTGCTGGGACATCGCCTCGACGGCAAAGCCACCGTCGTCGTGCTGAACAACACCTCCATGTCTCAAAAGACCCTGGATGAGTTCAGCGACGCGCTCCTGGCAGCCTTCGCCTAG
- a CDS encoding VOC family protein: MASITGFGGAFLRAKDPEGLYRWYEQHLGLVRSHGSFSFPASAQQAQVVFAFFKQEDAYFPPAQKVMINLHVDDLDRVLDRLIAAGVTVDPKRESYDFGKFGWFIDPEGNRVELWQPVAEN; encoded by the coding sequence ATGGCTTCAATCACGGGCTTTGGCGGTGCGTTTCTTCGGGCGAAGGATCCGGAGGGTTTGTATCGCTGGTATGAGCAGCACCTTGGCCTGGTGAGGTCTCACGGGTCATTCTCGTTTCCTGCTTCGGCGCAGCAAGCCCAGGTGGTTTTCGCTTTCTTCAAGCAGGAGGATGCGTACTTTCCTCCGGCGCAGAAAGTGATGATCAACCTTCATGTAGACGACCTGGATAGAGTCCTGGACCGTTTGATCGCCGCGGGCGTCACGGTCGATCCGAAGCGCGAGAGTTATGACTTTGGCAAGTTCGGCTGGTTCATCGACCCGGAGGGAAACCGGGTTGAGCTGTGGCAGCCTGTAGCAGAGAATTGA